The following nucleotide sequence is from Barnesiella viscericola DSM 18177.
GGGGCTTGACTACCGAACCCGGCTCGTACCCCTGCACGGCATTGTTCACCGTTTCGAGATACTCCCCGCCGGGCAGACGCGAGAGGTTGGACATGGCTTTAATCTCGCCCGTAGCCACCTCCATGACGATGGCCACGGCAAACTCGGGCTGCGTCTCTTCGATGGTTTGCAGCAGGGCTTGTTCGGTAATATCCTGTATGTCAATATCAATAGTAGTCTTCACGTCGAGACCCCGTTGGGGCGGATCGGATACCCAGTCGACGATACCCGACGGAATCTGCTTCTTGATGGTCCGCCCCGGAATACCGTAGAGCAGCGAGTCGAGCGCCTTTTCCAGTCCGCTGTTGCCGTGGAAGGTCTCGTCCAACCCGCCGATGGCTCGCGAGGCCATGGTTCCGTAGGGCTTCTCGCGCTTGATGATTTTCTCGCGGTTAGGGTCGATATAGAAGCCCGAATAGGGTGTCGAATAGCGCAGGAAGGGGAAGGTCTTCAACAGTTCATAGTCGTGCCCCGTCACCTCACGCACCAGAACATAATAGCGTTTCTTGCGCAAAAAGGCACTGCGCATACCCTTCTCATAGGCGGCAGCCGTCTTGTTGGGGAAATATTTCGCCAGCATCTGGCTCAGAATCTTCACACTGTCGTTAAACTCCCTGGCCTTGAACTTGGGCACTCCAAAGTCAATCAAGGCCCGGTAATAGGTCATGTTGGTTGCCATCACCTCGCCGTTCTGGGCCAGAATGTCGCCCCGTTCGGGCATCACCTCGTGGGTAACCGACAGCATCTGAGCCGCCTTCTCGTTCCACTTGTCGGCATGAATGATGCAGGTATCGGCCGCCTTCTTGACAATGGCGATACTGAACAGCAGCACCCCGACGATGACCAGGGCATATCGCAACAATATGTGTCGTTTATTCCTTGTCTCCATCTGTCGGTCTCAATTTTACAGGAGGAGTATCGGGTATTTCGAGGCCCAACCGGTTCTCGTTCACCAGGGTGACAATGCGCGAGTGGCGCACCAACCCCATGTAGCGGGCAGCAGCACGCACCCGCTCGGTCTTGGCGTTGGTGAGTTCGAACCGCAGCTCTTTAATCGTCTCCAACTTGGTCTGGCACACATACCGGTTGGCAATCGACAGGCAAAAAAGAAAAACCACCGAAGCGATGAAGCCCCAGTGCGACCTGAAAAAATCCAGGGAGAAGATGCGTCCCTGAACCGCCATTTTCAGATACTTGATGAATCCTATCTTTTCGTCCTTTGTTTTCTTAGCCATACGGTTATACCCTCTCTGCTATTCTCAATTTGGCACTGCGCGACCGGGGATTGCGTTCGATTTCGGCCTCGTCGGGCACAATCACCTTGTGGTTGACCGCCCGGAACGGAGCCTCTATGCGGCCGAAGAAATCCTGCTCGGCACGCCCCTCGACATTTCCCGTGCGAATGAAGTTCTTGACCATGCGGTCTTCCAGCGAGTGGTAGGTAAGTATTACCAGCCGTCCCCCGGGAGGGAGCAATTCGACCGACTGCTCCAACAGGCGGCGCAAGCTCTCCATCTCGCGGTTCACCTCGATGCGCAGAGCCTGGAAGAGTTGGGCCAACTCTTTCTTCTCCTGCTTGCGGTTGACATAGGGGCGCACCACTTCGAGCAACTGCTCGGTTGTCGTAAGGGGCGACGTGGCCCGGGCCGACACGATGGCCGAGGCGATGCGACGGGCGCTCTTCAACTCGCCATACAGAAAAAAGAGGTCGGCCAGCTGCTCCTCGCTATACGAGGCCACCACTTGGGCGGCCGTCTGCAAAGCCCGCTGGTTCATACGCATGTCGAGCGGACCCTCGAACCGGAACGAGAATCCCCGCTCCGAGTCGTCGAAATGGTGAAACGAGACACCCAAATCGGCCAAAATCCCGTCGACCTGCTCCACGCCATAGTAGCGCATGAAGTTTTTCAGATACCTGAAATTGCTGTGGACAAACGTGAACCGCTCATCGTCGAGACTGTTGCGCCGGGCATCCTCGTCCTGGTCGAGCGAGAAGAGCCGTCCCCCTTCGCCCAGACGTGACAAAATCGCGCGCGAATGGCCTCCCCCGCCGAAAGTGACATCGACATAGGTTCCGTCGGGTTTGACAGCCAATCCGTCGATGCACTCTTCGAGAAGTGCAGGTATATGATACACAGCCGATTGCAGTTCCATTCGCAACTTGTCCTCCAACTTCACTTTTTTGCAGGGTAAAGATAGGCATTAATCCCCAATCCCGCAGTGCTCTTCTCCACTTTTTTCTCTATTTTTTTCTGCTGAGGCTCAACGGCTCCCGCCCGCCACAAACACGAAGAGATACCACCCCGTAATAAAAGCCCCGTTCCCCTCTATAAAAATAAAAAAAATAGCGTATTTTTGTACACACTTTTTATGAATAGTCATGAGTTCCGAACCTCTGAAAATCGATATTGAGAAAGTAGTCAGGGAAAAGACGCCCAAATATGCCAAGAGAATCCCGGGATTCCTTTTCCGTTATCTGAAACGGACCATTCACCAGGACGAGATAAACTACGTCCTCAGCACCTACAAGGATAGTACCGGTGTACAGTTTGCCGACGACCTGCTCGACTACATGAACGTACATGCCAACGTCATCGGCATCGAGAACATTCCGGCCGAGGGACGTTTCATCTTTGCCTCGAACCACCCGCTGGGGGCCCTCGACGGAGTCACTCTCATTCGGTTTTTCGGCCACTACTACAACGGGAAAATCAAATTTCTCGTCAACGACCTGTTGATGAATATCAAGCCGTTGGAGCCGGTATTCCTGCCCATCAACAAATACGGGTCACAGGCCAAGGAGTCGAGCGTACAGATTAACAAGGCCTACGAGTCGGACGAGCAGATGCTCATCTTCCCCGCCGGACTCTGCTCCCGCCTGCAACACGGGCAGATACGGGATTTGGAGTGGAAAAAGACCTTTATCGCCAAGGCAATCCAATCGCAACGAGACATTATCCCCATCTATTTCGAGGGCCAAAATTCAGCCTTTTTTTATCGATTTGCTAAAATACGTAAATCGCTCGGCATAAAATTCAACATAGAATTGATATATTTGCCCGACGAAATGTTCAGTAGCAAAAACAAAACGTTCAACATATACATTGGCAAGCCTATCCCCTGGCAAACCTTCGACAAATCCAAGAGTCTTCAAGAGTGGGCCCAGGTGGTGAAAGAGCAAGTCTATCAGATTAAAAACCAATCTCATGGAACCGATTATCGCGCCCGTTGACAAAGAGCTAATCAAATCGGAGTTGACCCCCGAACGATTCATGCGGGATACCCGCAAGGGCGGCAACAAAATATATATTGTCGATTGCAACAACGCACCCAACACCATGCGCGAGATAGGACGGCTGCGCGAAATAGCCTTCCGCTATCCGGGAGGCGGTACGGGCAAAGCGCTGGACATCGACGAGTTTGACACGATGGACCCGCCGTGCCAGCAACTCATCGTATGGAACCCCGATGCTGAGGAGATCATAGGCGGCTACCGGTTCATTTTGGGCGAGAACATTCGTCAGGACGAGCAGGGACGTCCCCGCATCGCCACCTCGCACCTCTTCGAGTTCTCCGACAAGTTCCTGCACGAATACCTGCCCCGCACCATCGAGCTGGGACGCTCGTTCGTCACCCTCGAATACCAGTCGTCACGGGCCGGTGCCAAGGGGCTCTTCGCCCTCGACAACCTGTGGGACGGATTAGGCGCACTCACCATCGACTATCCCCAGACCGAATATTTCTTCGGGAAGGTGACCATGTACCCCACCTACTCGCACGAGGGGCGCAACATGATTCTCTATTTCCTCAACAAGCACTTCCCCGACCCCGAGCACCTCGTGTGGCCACGTCACCCGCTGGAAACCAATACCGACGAGGAGAAGATGAGTCGTCTCTTTATCCACGACGACTTCAAGGAGGACTACAAGATTCTGAACCAGGAGGTACGCAAGCTCGGCTACAACATTCCCCCGCTGGTCAACGCCTACATGGGACTGTCGCCCACGATGAAGATGTTCGGCACGGCCATCAACGACGAGTTCGGCAACGTAGAGGAGTCGGGTATCCTCATCGCGATAAAAGAGATTATCGAGGAGAAACGAAGCCGCTACATCGAGACCTACGACAAACTGCCTCCGATCAAGATATCGTAGCGGCAACACCGCTCTCGTTTCTGTCGGGGAGATAAACTGATACAGGCCATGAAAATGTGTTCTCTCCTGTCCGCCGCACTGCTCCTTCTTTTCTGTCAATGCGGCGGCAATGATTCGTATATACTCACCGAGACCGACTGCATACCGGCTTTCGCCGGCGACTCCTGCCTCTACATCGACCGCGACGACGAGCCCCGTTTCGTAGGCCCGTATGCCGACGCCTCGCTCTTCTACGACGACCTGGCGCTGGTGCGTCATGCAGCCGACGGGAAATGGGGCTATATCGACGACTCGGGCGAACTGGTCTACCCAGCCGTCTACACCGCTGCCACCATCTTCCACGAAAACCGGGCCTGGGTGGTGCGCCCCGACGAGGCCCCTTGTGCCATCGACACCAAAGGACGTCTGCAACTCACCCTCACCCAAGCCTCCAAAGTCATGATTTTCTGCGAAGGAATGGCCGCTTTTGCCCAAAAGGGGAAACGCGGCGAACGATGGGGTTTCATCGACAAGAGCGGGAAGGCGGTTATCAAACCTATCTATCGGGCGGTAAAACCTTTTGCTCACGGACTGGCTGCCGTACAGGACGAGAAGGGCCGATGGGGCTATGTCGACCCACTGGGGGTTGAGACAATACCACCGCATTACGAGGCTGCCGAGTCGTTCTCGGCTCACCGCCAGGCTGTCGTGCAAGTTCAGGAGGGTGTTTTCCGGGTCATCGACCTGCAAGGCGACTCCATCTGGCAGACCGACTGCGAGGAGCTGGTCTCCGACGGCACCCTCTTCCGCATCAAGCGGGCAGGACAATGGGGCTGGTGCGACGCCAAGGGCAAAGAGATGATCGCCCCCGCCTTCGACGACAGCCGGGCATTCGGGCAGGCCGACCTGGCACCCGTGAAGCAACAGGGAAAATGGGGATATATCGACCGCAAAGGTCACTGGAAAATCAAGCGTCAGTTCACCGATGCGCAACCCTTCTTCGACGGATTGGCTCTCGTGCAGGCCGGGACCTTCTACGGCTTTATCGACCCCGACGGGCATTACCGCATCAACCCGCAATACGACCGCATAGCCGCCGATTACCGACAGCAGGCGCTGGGTGCAGGCAGTGCCTTCACCACCGTGAGCAGCGACCACGCCCGCTACAAATAGCAGCCCGGACACTCAAACGAGGAGGAAGGGGGGGTGTGAGAAAAACAGCCCCCGAAACGAAAGAGATACGGCCCCGACGGATTATTTCCCTTCGAGCGAACGCACGGAGAGTTCGCCCAGCGAGTTCTTCTTGATTTCGGGCGTTCCCCGGTAATAGACCTCGCCGTTACCGGTAGCCCAGGCCGACAACTTCTCACGGGCATGACAACCAATCACCCCGTTGCCCATGATGCGGCAGTTCACGTCGCGGGCCTCCAAACCGTCGGCCTCGATTTGTCCGGAACCGGTTACCGACAACTCGGCCTCCCGACATTTGCCCGTGAGCGACACCTTGCCACTGCCGGTCAATACCGAAGCTTTCACGATTCCGTAGTCGATTTGCCGACCCATAATCGAGCCGTTCCCTATCACCTTGGCCTGAAACGCGGCGCCGGTAATGGGCGACACAATCTGCACCAGACCGATGCCGTTATTCTCGACATACTCCAACGCGGTGGAGTAGACGATGACCGAGCCCTGCATTTGATTCTTGTCGCACGAGCCCTTGTACTTGATCGTGAGCACGCCCTTCTTGGAAGCAACCTCGATGTTGTCCAGGTCGCCGGTTGCCGCCATCACGACGACAACCCCGGCCGAATCGGCATTCTGCCGGTACGACACGTCGAAATTGTTATATACCTTCATCTTGTAGAAATCATCGACCGAGAGTTGTCTCACCGAGGTCTCCACGGCCTGCGCTCCCACAACCGTGGCAAGGCATACGGCCAGCATGGCAAATATCTTCTTCATCATCTTTTCTCCTGTTTATACGGGTTGATTGGGTAATATTTCATATTCTATCCGGTCGAGAATCGCCGTGAGCGACTCCACCGTATCGGCCTGCAACATGGCGATGCGAGTCTCCCTGAAATTGGGAATCCCCTTGAACAGGGGGGTAGCCGCCAAATGTCGACGAATGTGCAGGATACCCCGGTGTTCGTCGAGCCGGGCCACACTCTCGAGCATCTGCCGGCGCAGCGCCTCCATCTTCTCGTGTATCGTGAGCGGTGGCAACAGTTCGCCGGTGAGCAGATAGTGTTTCATCTCCTTGAAAATCCAGGGGCACCCGAAGCTGGCACGTCCCACCATCACGGCATCGACCCCGTAGCGGTCGAACTTCTCCTTGGCAATCTGCGGGGTGGTCACATCGCCGTTCCCGATAATGGGAATGTGCATGCGGGGGTTGTTCTTCACCTCGCCGATAAGTGTCCAGTCGGCCTCGCCGGTGTACATCTGACTGCGAGTGCGGCCGTGTATGGTCAGGGCGGCAATACCGCAATCCTGCAACTGCTCGGCCAGCTCGACGATGATGCGCGAGTCCTGATCCCACCCCAGACGGGTCTTCACCGTGACAGGTATCTTCACCGCATCGACCACGGCCCGGGTGATTTTGAGCATGAGCGGTATATCCCTCAACATGCCGGCACCAGCCCCCTTGCCGGCCACCTTCTTGACCGGGCAGCCGAAATTAATGTCGAGCACATCGGGGTGAGCCGCTTCACACAAGCGGGCAGCCTCGACCATCGCGTCGACAAAACGGCCATAAATCTGAATGGCCACGGGACGCTCCTCGTCGTGAATGTTCAATTTGCGGGTGGTGCTATTGATATTCCGCACCAGCGCATCGCTCGACACAAACTCCGTGTAGACCATATCGGCGCCGAACTCCTTGCACATCAGCCGGAAAGACTCATCGGTCACATCTTCCATCGGTGCCAGGAACAGCGGATATTGTCCAAAATCGAGATTACCTATTTTCATGCCTGCATCTGAATTGAGATGACGAATATATAAAAAACTCTCTGTTCCGCCGTCGTATAGTTGTAAAAATTAACAAACGGCTACTCATAAATTAACATCGACAGCTGCTCCTCCGACAACAGGTCGTTGGCCACAGCCAGCAAATCGTCGGCCGTAATCTGCTCGACCCGACGGGCTATCTCGGCCAACGAATCGAACCGGCCGTAACGCAGGAAGCTCTTGCCCAAGGCCAAAGCCACATTCTCCGAGTTGTCGGTCGACACCTCGATTTGCCCGATAAACTGGCGCTTGGCGGCAGCCAGTTTGGCCGGCGAGAGCCGCTGTTCGCGCAACCGTTTCAACTCGCGGCGCACCAGGTCGATACACCGGCGGGTGTCGTGATGGTCGGTACCGAAATAGATGGTAAACACTCCCGTGTCGGTATAGGAAGTGACCGACGACTCGACCGTATAGACATAGCCGCGTTTCTCCCGCAGGCTCACATTCAGCACACTGTTCATGCCGGGACCACCCAGCAAGTTGTTGAGCAACAGCAACGCGCGGCGACGCGGGTCGTGCAGGTCGTAAGCCCGGGCCCCGATGATAACATGCGACTGGTGTGTGTCGCGGCCGATTGTGCGCGTGAATGCCGGCACCGGCGAGGGTAACCGACGATTCATCGCCTTCGTGGGACGGGTGAGCCCGCCCAAATAGCGCTCGGCCAACGCCTTCACTCGGGCAAAAGGGGTAGCCCCCATGAAGAAAAAGACCATGTTCCCGGGAGTATAGTAGTCGGTAAGGAACCGGCGGGCCACCGCCGAGGTCATGCCGTTGAGCGACTCGACCGAGCCCAGAATATTGCGTCCCAGCGAGCACCCCTCGAAGAGCAGCGACTCGAACTCGTCGTATATCAGCTCGGTAGGGGTATCGAGATAGAGATTGATTTCGTCGGCCACCACCTCGCGCTCCTTGGCCAACTCCCGCTCGGGAAATTGAGAGTCGGCCACCAGGTCGCCCAGCAGCTCCATGGCCCGGGGCAGATGCACGCCCGGGAAAATCGTGTAGACCACCGTCTCCTCCTTGGCCGTGTAGGCATTCAGCTCGCCCCCCACCACCTCCATGCGGTTGAGGATATGCGACGCCCGCCGGTGGGTCGTACCCTTGAACAGCGTGTGTTCCACAAAATGGGCCAGCCCGTTGTAAGCCTCGTCCTCATCGCGGGTACCGGCATTGACCGTAAACCCGCAATACGAAACGGCCGACTGCGTGGGCCGGTGAATGAGTCGCAGACCGTTGGGCAACGTACAAATCTGATATTCTTCCATAAAAAAACGCCCTCCTGTTAGGAGCTGCAAAAATACGACATTCCCGCCCGTTCCACAAAAAACGGCGATATTATTCTACCCTTGTACAGGCTAACCGCCTTTCGATATCTTTTTTGAATAAGAAAGACAAGGGACTGTTCGTAGAAAGGAATTTATTAGCGGTCTTCAACGGTAATGAAACACATAACCGATTGACAGGAAAACACTCTGGCTCAACTCTCGCTTGGGCACATAGAATTTCTGCCCATTGTCCAACGTAATATTCCTCCGCCCGGAATAATAGTCAAGATTCGAGATAGAATACCCGCCCTTGAATATAAAACGCCCAACGGCAAAGTTGATCGAGGCCCTTGCATTCCAGTAGAACCATTGGAGCCCTTTATTGGGAAATGTGCGATAATCTACGGTCTGGCTGACGGCCCCCGAAAACTGTTTGATTTCATAGGTCAAAGAGTTTCGGAACGGACACGCCAGACTAAGCCCAGGCTCTACCTGAGCCCAAAGGCAACAATCGTTATCCGCACGCTTCCAGATAGCCGGAGATTTAATAATCACCGAAGGTTTCAATATCAA
It contains:
- a CDS encoding FtsL-like putative cell division protein gives rise to the protein MAKKTKDEKIGFIKYLKMAVQGRIFSLDFFRSHWGFIASVVFLFCLSIANRYVCQTKLETIKELRFELTNAKTERVRAAARYMGLVRHSRIVTLVNENRLGLEIPDTPPVKLRPTDGDKE
- the rsmH gene encoding 16S rRNA (cytosine(1402)-N(4))-methyltransferase RsmH, coding for MELQSAVYHIPALLEECIDGLAVKPDGTYVDVTFGGGGHSRAILSRLGEGGRLFSLDQDEDARRNSLDDERFTFVHSNFRYLKNFMRYYGVEQVDGILADLGVSFHHFDDSERGFSFRFEGPLDMRMNQRALQTAAQVVASYSEEQLADLFFLYGELKSARRIASAIVSARATSPLTTTEQLLEVVRPYVNRKQEKKELAQLFQALRIEVNREMESLRRLLEQSVELLPPGGRLVILTYHSLEDRMVKNFIRTGNVEGRAEQDFFGRIEAPFRAVNHKVIVPDEAEIERNPRSRSAKLRIAERV
- a CDS encoding 1-acyl-sn-glycerol-3-phosphate acyltransferase — encoded protein: MSSEPLKIDIEKVVREKTPKYAKRIPGFLFRYLKRTIHQDEINYVLSTYKDSTGVQFADDLLDYMNVHANVIGIENIPAEGRFIFASNHPLGALDGVTLIRFFGHYYNGKIKFLVNDLLMNIKPLEPVFLPINKYGSQAKESSVQINKAYESDEQMLIFPAGLCSRLQHGQIRDLEWKKTFIAKAIQSQRDIIPIYFEGQNSAFFYRFAKIRKSLGIKFNIELIYLPDEMFSSKNKTFNIYIGKPIPWQTFDKSKSLQEWAQVVKEQVYQIKNQSHGTDYRAR
- a CDS encoding GNAT family N-acetyltransferase encodes the protein MEPIIAPVDKELIKSELTPERFMRDTRKGGNKIYIVDCNNAPNTMREIGRLREIAFRYPGGGTGKALDIDEFDTMDPPCQQLIVWNPDAEEIIGGYRFILGENIRQDEQGRPRIATSHLFEFSDKFLHEYLPRTIELGRSFVTLEYQSSRAGAKGLFALDNLWDGLGALTIDYPQTEYFFGKVTMYPTYSHEGRNMILYFLNKHFPDPEHLVWPRHPLETNTDEEKMSRLFIHDDFKEDYKILNQEVRKLGYNIPPLVNAYMGLSPTMKMFGTAINDEFGNVEESGILIAIKEIIEEKRSRYIETYDKLPPIKIS
- a CDS encoding WG repeat-containing protein translates to MKMCSLLSAALLLLFCQCGGNDSYILTETDCIPAFAGDSCLYIDRDDEPRFVGPYADASLFYDDLALVRHAADGKWGYIDDSGELVYPAVYTAATIFHENRAWVVRPDEAPCAIDTKGRLQLTLTQASKVMIFCEGMAAFAQKGKRGERWGFIDKSGKAVIKPIYRAVKPFAHGLAAVQDEKGRWGYVDPLGVETIPPHYEAAESFSAHRQAVVQVQEGVFRVIDLQGDSIWQTDCEELVSDGTLFRIKRAGQWGWCDAKGKEMIAPAFDDSRAFGQADLAPVKQQGKWGYIDRKGHWKIKRQFTDAQPFFDGLALVQAGTFYGFIDPDGHYRINPQYDRIAADYRQQALGAGSAFTTVSSDHARYK
- a CDS encoding GIN domain-containing protein; this encodes MMKKIFAMLAVCLATVVGAQAVETSVRQLSVDDFYKMKVYNNFDVSYRQNADSAGVVVVMAATGDLDNIEVASKKGVLTIKYKGSCDKNQMQGSVIVYSTALEYVENNGIGLVQIVSPITGAAFQAKVIGNGSIMGRQIDYGIVKASVLTGSGKVSLTGKCREAELSVTGSGQIEADGLEARDVNCRIMGNGVIGCHAREKLSAWATGNGEVYYRGTPEIKKNSLGELSVRSLEGK
- the dusB gene encoding tRNA dihydrouridine synthase DusB, which produces MKIGNLDFGQYPLFLAPMEDVTDESFRLMCKEFGADMVYTEFVSSDALVRNINSTTRKLNIHDEERPVAIQIYGRFVDAMVEAARLCEAAHPDVLDINFGCPVKKVAGKGAGAGMLRDIPLMLKITRAVVDAVKIPVTVKTRLGWDQDSRIIVELAEQLQDCGIAALTIHGRTRSQMYTGEADWTLIGEVKNNPRMHIPIIGNGDVTTPQIAKEKFDRYGVDAVMVGRASFGCPWIFKEMKHYLLTGELLPPLTIHEKMEALRRQMLESVARLDEHRGILHIRRHLAATPLFKGIPNFRETRIAMLQADTVESLTAILDRIEYEILPNQPV
- a CDS encoding M16 family metallopeptidase, whose translation is MEEYQICTLPNGLRLIHRPTQSAVSYCGFTVNAGTRDEDEAYNGLAHFVEHTLFKGTTHRRASHILNRMEVVGGELNAYTAKEETVVYTIFPGVHLPRAMELLGDLVADSQFPERELAKEREVVADEINLYLDTPTELIYDEFESLLFEGCSLGRNILGSVESLNGMTSAVARRFLTDYYTPGNMVFFFMGATPFARVKALAERYLGGLTRPTKAMNRRLPSPVPAFTRTIGRDTHQSHVIIGARAYDLHDPRRRALLLLNNLLGGPGMNSVLNVSLREKRGYVYTVESSVTSYTDTGVFTIYFGTDHHDTRRCIDLVRRELKRLREQRLSPAKLAAAKRQFIGQIEVSTDNSENVALALGKSFLRYGRFDSLAEIARRVEQITADDLLAVANDLLSEEQLSMLIYE